A portion of the Streptomyces sp. NBC_01335 genome contains these proteins:
- a CDS encoding SDR family oxidoreductase, whose product METAKETAKETADDGRGLHCLVTGATGYIGGRLVPELLAAGHRVRCLARTPEKLRDYPWAAEAEVVRGDVTDPESLAGAMRDIDVAYYLVHALGTGSGFEETDRRAARTFGEQARAAGVGRVVYLGGLTPGDVPEEELSPHLRSRAEVGRILLDSGVPTTVLRAAVIIGSGSASFEMLRYLTERLPVMVTPSWVSTRIQPIGVRDVLRYLVGSARMPRDVHRSFDIGGPDVLTYRVMMERYAEVGGLPKRLILPVPMLTPRLSSHWIGLVTPVPRALARPLAESLRYEVVCGEHDIARYVPDGPGQPFPFDKALGLALQRVREAKVTTRWSSASLPGAPSDPLPTDPDWAGGSLYEDVRERDVDASPAALWRVVEGIGGDNGWYSFPLAWAVRGWLDRAMGGVGLRRGRRDADRLRVGDSLDFWRVEEIEPGMLLRLRAEMRVPGLAWLEMHVEARDDGRSHYRQRALFHPRGLLGHAYWWSVSPFHAIVFGGMARNIARAASRTPGSARARAETASGRPRPQAQN is encoded by the coding sequence ATGGAGACGGCCAAGGAGACGGCCAAGGAGACCGCGGACGACGGCAGGGGCCTGCACTGCCTGGTCACGGGGGCCACCGGCTACATCGGGGGCCGTCTGGTACCGGAGCTGCTGGCGGCCGGCCACCGGGTGCGCTGTCTGGCGAGGACCCCCGAGAAACTGCGCGACTACCCCTGGGCCGCCGAGGCGGAGGTGGTGCGCGGGGACGTCACCGACCCGGAGTCGCTGGCCGGGGCGATGCGGGACATCGACGTCGCGTACTACCTGGTGCACGCACTGGGCACCGGTTCCGGCTTCGAGGAGACCGATCGCAGGGCGGCCCGGACCTTCGGCGAGCAGGCCCGCGCGGCAGGAGTGGGCCGCGTCGTCTACCTGGGAGGCCTCACGCCCGGCGACGTACCGGAGGAGGAGCTCTCCCCGCATCTGCGGTCCCGCGCGGAGGTCGGCCGCATCCTGCTGGATTCGGGGGTGCCGACGACCGTGCTGCGGGCCGCCGTCATCATCGGGTCGGGTTCGGCGTCCTTCGAGATGCTCCGCTACCTCACCGAGCGGCTTCCGGTCATGGTCACCCCGAGCTGGGTGTCCACCCGGATCCAGCCGATCGGCGTCCGGGACGTGCTGCGCTACCTCGTCGGCAGTGCGCGGATGCCCCGGGACGTGCACCGCTCCTTCGACATCGGCGGGCCCGACGTCCTGACGTACCGGGTGATGATGGAGCGGTACGCCGAGGTCGGGGGCCTGCCGAAACGGCTGATCCTGCCGGTCCCGATGCTCACCCCCCGGCTGTCCAGCCACTGGATCGGGCTGGTCACGCCGGTGCCCCGGGCCCTCGCCCGGCCGCTCGCGGAGTCGCTGCGGTACGAGGTGGTCTGCGGCGAGCACGACATCGCGCGGTACGTCCCGGACGGGCCGGGGCAGCCCTTCCCCTTCGACAAGGCGCTCGGCCTGGCTCTCCAGCGGGTCCGGGAGGCGAAGGTGACCACCCGGTGGTCCTCCGCCTCGCTCCCGGGCGCGCCCAGCGACCCGCTGCCCACGGACCCGGACTGGGCGGGCGGCAGCCTGTACGAGGACGTCCGGGAGCGCGACGTGGACGCCTCCCCGGCGGCACTGTGGCGGGTGGTGGAGGGGATCGGGGGCGACAACGGCTGGTACTCGTTCCCGCTGGCGTGGGCGGTGCGGGGGTGGCTGGACCGGGCGATGGGCGGCGTCGGGCTGCGGCGGGGCCGCCGCGACGCCGACCGGCTCCGGGTCGGGGACTCGCTGGACTTCTGGCGCGTGGAGGAGATCGAGCCGGGCATGCTGCTGAGGCTGCGTGCCGAGATGCGGGTGCCGGGGCTGGCCTGGCTGGAGATGCACGTCGAGGCCCGGGACGACGGGCGCTCCCACTACCGCCAGCGCGCCCTCTTCCACCCGCGCGGGCTGCTGGGCCACGCCTACTGGTGGAGCGTCTCGCCCTTCCACGCGATCGTCTTCGGCGGGATGGCCCGCAACATCGCCCGCGCCGCCTCGCGGACCCCCGGCTCCGCCCGGGCCCGGGCGGAGACCGCGTCCGGGCGTCCGCGCCCTCAGGCTCAGAACTGA
- a CDS encoding polyprenyl synthetase family protein yields the protein MRLTRPAVSASADHRRSERSHGGAQPPARPAEGTPAGGSAREPYTAAAHAHGAPAGGDPAGGRHDRAHDGPRQEPGSDGTRGDRDGRDPGRPAGAAPPPPEPPAAEAVRAVGAVESVDSVDADVAGAVLRTARTVLREHLAEAAAIDAVFARDVARRVADFTLGGGKRARPRFLWWAMRACGGGADTVDAALRLGVALELIQTCALVHDDVMDGSALRRGRPAVHVELAGLTGGPPDTAFGTSAAVLVGDLALAWADDTVAAVTMDPATRSRVLAIWRAMRTEMVAGQYLDLHGQAAATRTAAHALRTAWLKSALYSVERPLALGAALAGADDRTTDALRAAGRSAGTAFQLRDDLLGAFGDPAVTGKPSGGDLRDGKPTYLVAVARERAEAAGDTATLAVLDAGVGDPGLTDEGLARVREALTLSGARAAVEHRVDRLAAEAQARLDLAGLAPAGARQLRLLLRETAGGRTSPPPASASEHPPGTAPEGDTTR from the coding sequence ATGCGCCTCACCCGGCCAGCGGTTTCCGCCTCCGCCGACCACCGGCGGTCGGAGCGGTCCCACGGGGGCGCGCAGCCGCCCGCCCGCCCCGCGGAGGGGACCCCGGCCGGTGGGTCCGCGCGGGAGCCGTACACCGCCGCGGCCCACGCGCACGGCGCCCCGGCCGGCGGCGACCCGGCGGGGGGCCGGCACGACCGGGCGCACGACGGGCCCCGGCAGGAGCCCGGCTCGGACGGCACGCGCGGGGACCGCGACGGCCGTGACCCGGGCCGCCCGGCCGGCGCGGCCCCGCCCCCTCCCGAGCCACCCGCCGCCGAGGCCGTCCGGGCTGTCGGTGCTGTCGAGTCCGTCGACTCCGTCGACGCGGACGTGGCCGGCGCCGTCCTGCGGACCGCCCGTACGGTGCTCCGGGAGCACCTCGCCGAGGCCGCCGCCATCGACGCAGTCTTCGCCCGGGACGTGGCCCGGCGGGTCGCGGACTTCACCCTCGGCGGCGGGAAACGCGCCCGGCCCCGCTTCCTCTGGTGGGCGATGCGGGCCTGCGGCGGCGGCGCGGACACGGTGGACGCGGCGCTGCGCCTCGGCGTCGCCCTCGAACTCATCCAGACCTGCGCGCTGGTCCACGACGACGTGATGGACGGCTCCGCGCTCCGCCGGGGCCGGCCCGCCGTCCACGTGGAACTGGCAGGGCTGACCGGCGGACCGCCGGACACCGCGTTCGGCACCTCGGCGGCCGTCCTCGTCGGCGACCTCGCCCTCGCCTGGGCGGACGACACCGTCGCCGCCGTCACCATGGACCCCGCCACCCGGAGCCGGGTCCTGGCGATCTGGCGGGCGATGCGCACCGAGATGGTGGCCGGCCAGTACCTCGACCTGCACGGGCAGGCCGCCGCGACCCGTACCGCCGCACACGCACTGCGGACCGCCTGGCTCAAGAGCGCCCTCTACTCCGTGGAGCGCCCCCTCGCCCTCGGCGCCGCGCTGGCGGGCGCCGACGACCGTACGACCGACGCCCTGCGCGCCGCGGGCCGCAGCGCGGGAACCGCCTTCCAGCTCCGCGACGACCTGCTCGGCGCGTTCGGCGACCCGGCCGTCACCGGGAAGCCCTCCGGCGGCGACCTCCGCGACGGCAAGCCCACCTACCTGGTGGCCGTGGCCCGGGAACGCGCCGAGGCGGCGGGCGACACCGCGACGCTCGCGGTCCTGGACGCGGGCGTGGGCGACCCCGGCCTCACCGACGAGGGGCTCGCCCGGGTACGGGAGGCACTCACCCTCAGCGGGGCGCGCGCCGCCGTCGAACACCGGGTCGACCGGCTCGCCGCCGAGGCCCAGGCCCGCCTCGACCTCGCCGGACTCGCCCCGGCGGGCGCCCGGCAGCTGCGCCTGCTGCTGCGGGAGACCGCGGGCGGGCGCACCTCGCCGCCCCCGGCGTCCGCATCCGAACACCCGCCCGGCACCGCCCCCGAAGGAGACACCACCCGATGA